The Montipora capricornis isolate CH-2021 chromosome 3, ASM3666992v2, whole genome shotgun sequence genome window below encodes:
- the LOC138040361 gene encoding piggyBac transposable element-derived protein 3-like produces the protein MQPITQQEMYGFLGINIFMGYHKLPSWADYWRIDPDLQLSVPFVSSTLSRNRFSQILGNLHIYDNHAVPEGNKDKLLKVRSLITAMNNNYTKLYNVLKKVSIDESTIRSKGRHSIKQYNPMKPIKHGYKLWVRADMDGYISKFDVYQGKSVTSSGVSQDSDSELKFRLGEQVVQCMTKIYFTNTTRFTLTTFSHQFP, from the coding sequence ATGCAACCCATCACCCAACAAGAGATGTATGGATTTCTTGGTATAAACATTTTCATGGGCTACCACAAGTTGCCATCCTGGGCTGATTACTGGAGGATTGATCCGGATCTACAGTTAAGTGTTCCTTTTGTGTcatcaacactttcaagaaatAGATTTTCCCAGATATTGGGAAACCTTCATATCTATGATAATCATGCTGTACCAGAAGGCAACAAGGATAAGTTACTAAAAGTACGATCTTTGATCACTGCAATGAACAATAACTACACAAAGTTGTATAATGTTTTAAAAAAGGTGAGCATTGATGAGAGCACGATCCGCTCCAAGGGGAGGCACTCTATCAAACAATACAACCCAATGAAACCAATAAAACATGGATATAAGTTGTGGGTAAGGGCAGATATGGATGGTTACATCAGTAAATTTGATGTATATCAAGGAAAAAGTGTCACAAGTTCAGGGGTTAGTCAAGACAGTGATAGTGAGCTCAAGTTTAGGCTGGGGGAGCAAGTTGTGCAATGCATGACAAAGATCTATTTCACAAACACCACCAGGTTTACTTTGACAACTTTTTCACATCAATTCCCCTGA